From Pelotomaculum isophthalicicum JI, one genomic window encodes:
- a CDS encoding type II toxin-antitoxin system VapC family toxin, with product MEQFVLDSYAVLSYLNDEPAAQDVEDILRSVRDMQIAVYMSWINLGEVYYRLQRVYNRQIARQAVEIIKAWPIKLMQAEEQVTMMAGDIKARYRLSYADAFAAATTVNTRGILLTGDPEFKPLENHIIKIKWLKPNH from the coding sequence TATTAGATAGTTACGCTGTCCTGTCTTACCTAAACGATGAACCAGCAGCCCAAGATGTCGAAGATATTTTACGATCAGTCCGGGATATGCAAATTGCAGTTTATATGAGTTGGATTAATCTAGGTGAGGTTTATTACAGGCTACAGCGCGTATACAACCGTCAAATAGCCAGACAAGCTGTAGAAATTATCAAAGCCTGGCCTATTAAACTGATGCAAGCTGAGGAGCAAGTTACTATGATGGCCGGGGACATTAAAGCCAGATACCGGTTATCATACGCAGATGCTTTTGCGGCGGCAACAACAGTAAACACCCGTGGAATACTTTTAACCGGTGACCCTGAATTTAAGCCATTGGAAAACCATATCATTAAAATCAAGTGGTTAAAACCTAATCACTAG
- a CDS encoding DNA polymerase IV, with product MNCPILLIDANSFFASCHIALNPELADIPVVVGGDEKKRHGICLAANYIAKREYGIKTGMAVREAREKLGNEGVIVSPQHSLYVDFSARILRIKRRYSPLVEPFSIDESWVDLTGTERLHKTDSSEEIASRLQKNILEETGIPTSVGIGPNKIISKMAAEIKKPLGITKVNFQDVPRVFWPLPVKELFGVGHRMEKNLWLLNIHSIGDLANYPAGTLKKRFGLIGLILKNSANGVDYSPVNPANLEVVKSAGHQITLPKDLAGHENIQVIIHELSEIVGRRVRIGGYTGKTVGLTLKDTEFQCLHRTQSMPYFSDLSEDIYGTAVVLLQRHWPYWKPVRMVGLTLSHLIKNSEEQLDLFGVTEKRRKITRALDKIKDRHGETAIFKATSLTGVSVMFQNRWGC from the coding sequence TTGAACTGCCCTATTCTCCTAATTGACGCAAACTCTTTTTTCGCCTCCTGCCATATCGCTTTAAATCCTGAACTGGCAGATATTCCTGTGGTCGTCGGCGGGGATGAAAAGAAGCGCCACGGGATCTGTCTGGCAGCGAACTATATAGCAAAACGTGAATACGGCATAAAAACCGGCATGGCGGTACGGGAGGCCCGCGAGAAACTGGGGAACGAAGGTGTGATTGTTTCCCCGCAGCACAGCCTGTACGTTGACTTTTCGGCGCGGATTCTCAGGATCAAACGCCGGTATTCCCCCCTGGTGGAGCCATTCAGCATCGACGAAAGCTGGGTTGATTTGACCGGCACGGAACGTCTCCATAAAACAGATTCTTCAGAAGAAATAGCTTCCCGTCTCCAAAAAAATATTTTGGAAGAAACAGGCATACCCACCTCCGTCGGGATCGGTCCAAACAAGATAATAAGTAAAATGGCGGCGGAAATTAAAAAACCGCTGGGCATTACCAAAGTGAATTTTCAGGACGTTCCCCGGGTGTTCTGGCCCCTGCCGGTAAAAGAGCTCTTTGGTGTAGGGCACCGGATGGAAAAAAACCTATGGCTCCTTAATATACATTCAATTGGAGATCTGGCAAACTATCCGGCCGGTACTTTAAAAAAACGGTTCGGGCTAATCGGGTTAATCTTGAAAAACTCTGCCAACGGCGTGGACTATTCCCCGGTCAACCCGGCAAACCTGGAGGTGGTTAAATCAGCCGGCCACCAAATTACTCTTCCCAAAGATCTGGCCGGGCACGAAAACATCCAGGTGATTATTCACGAACTCTCGGAAATAGTGGGCAGGCGGGTGCGTATCGGGGGTTATACCGGCAAAACCGTCGGACTTACTCTTAAGGACACCGAATTCCAATGCCTGCACCGGACTCAGTCCATGCCTTATTTTTCTGACTTGTCGGAGGATATTTACGGCACTGCCGTTGTGCTTCTGCAACGGCACTGGCCGTACTGGAAGCCGGTAAGAATGGTTGGTCTCACTCTTTCCCACCTGATCAAAAATTCAGAAGAGCAGTTGGATCTGTTCGGCGTCACCGAAAAAAGGAGAAAGATTACGCGCGCTCTGGATAAAATCAAAGACCGCCATGGTGAAACAGCGATCTTTAAAGCGACATCCCTGACCGGCGTCAGCGTAATGTTCCAGAACAGATGGGGGTGCTGA
- the hemL gene encoding glutamate-1-semialdehyde 2,1-aminomutase, with amino-acid sequence MTRNYTRSVELFEKAKKVIPGGVNSPVRAFKSVDSTPLFIERGEGPFVYDADGNEYVDYVCSWGPLILGHRHPRVVEALKRCLDETGTSFGAPTEFENVLAGMIVDAVPSVEMVRLVNSGTEAVMSALRLARGYTNRNKIVKFEGCYHGHADYLLIKAGSGALTLGVPTSPGVTAGTAADTINAEYNDLTYLDELFRKQGEDIAAVIVEPVAGNMGVVPPAAGFLEGLRRLTREYGSLLIFDEVMTGFRVAYGGAQQLYGVTPDLTCLGKVIGGGLPVGAYGGSVKIMEQVSPAGPVYQAGTLSGNPLAVTAGIATLKMLNQPGVYESLEEKSAKLAGRLTDAAGETGVEVSFNRVSSMLCVFFTGAKVKNYVNACLSNTQRYTAFFKSMLEQGIYLAPSQFEAAFISLAHSDKELEKTAEAARSAFRAAMAVTAATV; translated from the coding sequence GTGACCAGGAATTACACCAGGTCGGTTGAGCTTTTTGAGAAAGCGAAAAAAGTTATCCCCGGCGGTGTCAACAGTCCGGTGCGCGCCTTCAAGTCGGTGGATTCAACCCCGCTTTTTATTGAACGGGGTGAGGGACCGTTTGTTTATGACGCTGACGGGAACGAATACGTCGACTACGTGTGCTCATGGGGGCCACTGATCCTGGGGCACCGTCACCCGCGGGTGGTTGAGGCGCTGAAGCGCTGCTTGGACGAGACCGGGACCAGTTTTGGGGCGCCGACTGAATTCGAGAATGTCCTGGCCGGCATGATTGTTGACGCCGTGCCGTCCGTGGAAATGGTGCGGCTGGTTAATTCCGGCACCGAAGCCGTCATGAGCGCGCTCCGGCTTGCCAGGGGTTATACGAACAGGAATAAAATCGTCAAGTTTGAGGGGTGTTACCACGGGCACGCCGATTATTTGTTGATTAAAGCCGGCTCCGGGGCGCTGACGCTGGGCGTGCCGACCAGTCCGGGAGTAACGGCCGGTACGGCTGCCGATACTATAAACGCGGAATACAACGACTTGACTTATCTGGATGAGTTATTTAGAAAACAAGGTGAAGATATCGCGGCGGTGATAGTGGAACCGGTCGCGGGGAATATGGGTGTCGTTCCGCCCGCCGCGGGTTTTCTGGAGGGGCTGCGCCGATTGACCCGGGAATACGGCAGCCTGTTGATTTTTGACGAAGTGATGACCGGTTTTCGTGTGGCTTACGGCGGGGCGCAGCAGCTTTACGGGGTGACCCCGGACTTAACCTGTCTCGGTAAAGTGATTGGAGGCGGCCTTCCAGTGGGCGCTTACGGCGGCAGCGTCAAAATTATGGAGCAGGTGTCACCTGCGGGGCCGGTATACCAAGCCGGAACATTGTCGGGAAACCCCCTGGCGGTGACGGCGGGCATCGCTACTCTAAAAATGTTAAACCAACCGGGTGTTTATGAAAGTCTTGAAGAAAAGTCGGCAAAACTGGCCGGCCGGCTGACTGACGCAGCCGGAGAAACCGGGGTGGAAGTCAGTTTCAACCGGGTCAGTTCGATGTTATGTGTTTTTTTTACGGGGGCAAAAGTTAAAAATTACGTGAACGCATGTTTATCAAATACTCAACGTTATACCGCTTTCTTTAAATCCATGCTGGAGCAGGGAATTTACCTGGCCCCTTCCCAGTTTGAGGCAGCGTTTATCTCCCTGGCGCACAGCGACAAGGAATTGGAAAAAACGGCGGAAGCGGCGCGGAGCGCTTTCCGGGCGGCAATGGCAGTTACCGCAGCTACAGTTTAA
- a CDS encoding Lrp/AsnC family transcriptional regulator — MLTELDIKIIRVLQNGLPLVSRPFQAMAEKLEMTEDELIDKVKSFINDGIIRRFGATVRHFDLGFVANAMVVWDVPEEKVSETGRIMAGFEEVTHCYRRPRRPGWPYNLFTVVHGQSREYCDEIAKRLSRATGITNYSLLYSTAELKKSSMRYFE, encoded by the coding sequence ATCCTAACCGAACTAGACATAAAGATAATCAGAGTTCTTCAAAACGGCCTGCCTCTGGTTAGCCGTCCCTTTCAGGCAATGGCGGAAAAATTGGAGATGACCGAGGATGAGCTTATCGATAAAGTAAAAAGTTTTATTAACGACGGGATAATCAGACGTTTTGGAGCGACAGTGCGGCATTTTGATCTCGGTTTCGTGGCGAACGCCATGGTGGTATGGGATGTGCCGGAAGAGAAGGTGTCTGAAACGGGACGGATAATGGCCGGGTTTGAAGAAGTTACGCACTGCTACCGGCGTCCGCGGCGTCCTGGTTGGCCTTATAACCTTTTTACGGTTGTCCATGGGCAAAGCCGGGAATACTGTGATGAAATCGCAAAAAGGCTGTCCCGGGCCACCGGGATAACTAACTATTCCCTGCTGTACAGCACCGCTGAGCTTAAAAAAAGCAGCATGCGTTATTTTGAATAG